The Halomicronema hongdechloris C2206 genome includes a window with the following:
- a CDS encoding FAD-binding domain-containing protein: MAEQLLFWHRRDLRLADNLGLAAAYQRSPKVVGVFCLDPAILQRDDVAPARVHYMLGCLQELQHRYGEAGGQLLILQGRPQQQIPALAAALGAAAVYWHRDVEPYSRQRDQAVAEALKEKGIEMCTTFWDQLLQSPGQVLTGGGTPYTVYTPFWRKWVQLPKAEPVPAPESFEGLSDREQTALEQGGTVALPSLQDLGFEWSSPLPLAAGEWAAQRRLEEFCREDRAIAQYGEARNLPCEDGTSRLSAALKFGAIGIRTVWAMAEAAYSRCRSDETRQNIRAWQQELAWREFYQHVMYFFPELAEGPYRPQWQYFPWVNDKQQFQAWCQGRTGYPIVDAAMRQLNQTGWMHNRCRMIVASFLTKDLIIDWRWGEKYFMQRLVDGDLAANNGGWQWSASSGMDPKPLRIFNPASQAKKFDPEAEYIRQWLPELRHLDTAPLVTGQIPEEDCDRNGYPRPIVDHKRQQAIFKDKYKAEKAATT; encoded by the coding sequence ATGGCTGAGCAACTCCTATTCTGGCATCGTCGCGATCTGCGCTTGGCGGACAATCTGGGGTTGGCGGCGGCCTACCAACGCAGCCCCAAGGTGGTGGGGGTGTTTTGTTTGGATCCGGCGATTCTGCAGCGGGATGATGTGGCCCCGGCCCGGGTGCACTATATGCTGGGCTGCCTGCAGGAACTGCAGCATCGTTATGGCGAGGCCGGAGGACAGTTGCTGATCCTGCAGGGGCGGCCACAACAGCAGATTCCGGCGTTGGCGGCGGCCCTAGGGGCGGCGGCGGTGTATTGGCATCGGGATGTGGAACCCTACAGTCGCCAACGGGACCAGGCGGTGGCCGAGGCCCTGAAGGAAAAGGGCATCGAGATGTGTACCACTTTCTGGGACCAGCTGTTGCAAAGCCCGGGGCAGGTGCTGACCGGCGGTGGCACTCCTTACACCGTCTATACCCCCTTCTGGCGCAAGTGGGTGCAGCTGCCCAAGGCGGAGCCGGTGCCGGCGCCGGAGTCTTTTGAGGGGTTGTCGGACAGGGAGCAAACAGCCCTGGAGCAGGGGGGAACGGTGGCACTGCCCAGTCTCCAAGATCTAGGCTTTGAGTGGTCCTCTCCCCTACCACTGGCAGCAGGCGAATGGGCTGCCCAGCGACGGCTAGAGGAGTTTTGCCGGGAGGATCGGGCCATCGCCCAGTACGGTGAGGCTCGCAACTTGCCCTGCGAAGATGGCACCTCCCGCCTCAGCGCTGCCCTCAAGTTTGGTGCCATCGGTATCCGCACCGTCTGGGCTATGGCAGAGGCGGCCTACAGCCGCTGCCGCAGCGACGAGACCCGCCAGAATATTCGAGCCTGGCAGCAGGAGTTGGCCTGGCGGGAGTTCTATCAGCATGTGATGTATTTCTTTCCGGAACTGGCCGAGGGGCCCTACCGGCCCCAGTGGCAATATTTCCCCTGGGTCAACGATAAGCAGCAGTTTCAGGCCTGGTGTCAGGGACGCACCGGCTACCCCATCGTCGATGCCGCCATGCGCCAACTGAATCAGACCGGCTGGATGCACAATCGCTGTCGCATGATCGTGGCCAGCTTTCTCACCAAGGATCTGATTATCGACTGGCGCTGGGGGGAGAAATATTTCATGCAGCGGCTGGTGGATGGGGATCTGGCAGCCAACAACGGCGGCTGGCAGTGGAGTGCTTCCAGCGGCATGGATCCCAAGCCGCTGCGCATCTTCAACCCGGCCAGCCAGGCCAAAAAGTTTGACCCGGAGGCGGAGTATATCCGCCAGTGGCTGCCGGAGTTACGCCATCTGGATACCGCCCCCCTGGTGACCGGGCAGATTCCTGAGGAGGACTGCGATCGCAACGGCTACCCCCGACCGATCGTGGACCACAAGCGGCAGCAGGCCATTTTCAAAGACAAGTACAAGGCCGAAAAGGCGGCTACGACCTAG
- a CDS encoding transaldolase yields the protein MASSLLEQLRQMTTVVADTGDIQAIEQFTPQDATTNPSLITAAAQMPQYQEIVDETLLKAKQDAGSAMSDKAIANLAFKRLAVAFGLKILQIIPGRVSTEVDARLSYDTEATLATARDLIAQYEQAGVSRERVLIKIASTWEGIQAATVLEQEGIHCNLTLLFGLHQAIACAQAGVTLISPFVGRILDWYKQETGQEYPPAEDPGVLSVTQIYNYYKKFDHTTEVMGASFRNIGEICELAGCDLLTISPKLLAQLDSIQEPLVRRLDPEKAKTMAIDPISMDEAAFRQMHRQDRMASEKLEEGINGFSKALETLERLLVERLCARMAGEKMVDHAAQDLFKACDLDGDGFITREEWLGTDAVFDALDLDHDGKITAEEINAGLGVAVKPAMAVA from the coding sequence ATGGCGTCAAGCTTGTTAGAACAGTTGCGGCAGATGACCACTGTGGTCGCCGACACCGGTGACATTCAAGCCATTGAGCAGTTTACCCCCCAAGATGCAACCACCAATCCCTCCTTGATTACAGCGGCGGCTCAGATGCCCCAGTATCAAGAGATCGTCGATGAAACCCTGCTCAAGGCCAAGCAAGACGCCGGGTCTGCCATGTCCGATAAAGCCATCGCCAACTTGGCCTTTAAGCGCTTGGCCGTGGCCTTCGGCCTCAAGATTCTGCAGATTATCCCCGGTCGAGTCTCCACCGAAGTCGATGCCCGTCTCTCCTACGACACCGAGGCTACCCTGGCCACGGCCCGGGATTTGATCGCCCAGTATGAGCAGGCCGGGGTCTCTCGGGAGCGGGTGTTAATCAAAATTGCCTCCACCTGGGAAGGGATCCAGGCGGCGACAGTGCTGGAACAAGAGGGCATCCATTGCAACCTGACCTTGTTGTTTGGGCTGCATCAGGCCATTGCCTGTGCCCAGGCCGGCGTCACCCTGATTTCTCCCTTCGTCGGTCGCATTTTAGATTGGTACAAGCAGGAGACCGGCCAAGAGTACCCCCCTGCCGAAGATCCAGGGGTCCTGTCGGTGACTCAGATCTACAACTACTACAAGAAGTTCGACCATACTACCGAGGTGATGGGGGCTAGCTTCCGCAATATCGGTGAAATCTGCGAATTGGCCGGCTGCGACCTGCTCACCATTTCGCCTAAGCTGCTGGCCCAGCTAGACAGCATCCAAGAGCCCCTGGTGCGGCGGCTAGATCCAGAGAAGGCCAAGACCATGGCCATCGATCCCATTTCCATGGATGAAGCCGCCTTCCGCCAGATGCATCGCCAGGACCGCATGGCCTCAGAAAAGCTGGAAGAAGGCATCAATGGCTTTAGCAAGGCCCTGGAAACCCTGGAAAGACTCCTGGTAGAGCGGCTCTGTGCCCGCATGGCAGGAGAAAAAATGGTGGACCATGCCGCCCAAGACCTGTTTAAGGCCTGTGACCTGGATGGAGATGGCTTCATTACCCGGGAAGAGTGGCTGGGCACCGATGCCGTCTTTGATGCCCTGGATTTAGACCACGATGGCAAGATCACGGCGGAAGAAATCAATGCCGGACTAGGGGTAGCCGTGAAACCGGCAATGGCCGTGGCGTAA